A genome region from Corvus hawaiiensis isolate bCorHaw1 chromosome 4, bCorHaw1.pri.cur, whole genome shotgun sequence includes the following:
- the HAL gene encoding histidine ammonia-lyase — protein MPRYTVHVRGEWLAVPCLNSTNTIEWLGKEAVRRYMKNKPDNGGFASVEEVKFYIRRCKGLGLLDLDDTVGDALEDNEFVEVVIEGDIMSPDFIPSQPEGVHLYSKYREPEQYISLDGNSLTTEDLVNLGKGLYKIKLTPEAEAKVKQSREVIERIVKEQTVVYGITTGFGKFARTVIPNSNLRELQVNLVRSHSAGVGKPLTPERSRMLLALRINVLAKGYSGISLETLEQVIKAFNASCLPYIPEKGTVGASGDLAPLSHLALGLIGEGKMWSPKSGWADAKYVLEAHGLKPITLKPKEGLALINGTQMITSLGCEAVERAGAIARQADIIAALTLEVLKGTTRAFDTDIHAVRPHRGQAEVAFRFRSLLDSDHHPSEIAESHRFCDRVQDAYTMRCCPQVHGIVNDTIAFVKDIITTEINSATDNPMVFAEREETISGGNFHGEYPAKALDYLAIGVHELAAISERRIERLCNPSLSELPAFLVTEGGLNSGFMIAHCTAAALVSENKALCHPSSVDSLSTSAATEDHVSMGGWAARKALRVIEHVEQVLAIELLAACQGIEFLRPLRTTTPLEKVYDLVRSVVRPWIKDRFMAPDIEAAHRLLVDQKVWEVAKPYIEKYRREHIPESRPISPTAFSLGSLRMSADDSHDHRHQNEL, from the exons ATGCCGAGGTACACAGTGCATGTCCGAGGAGAATGGCTGGCAGTGCCATGCCTAAACTCCACAAACACCATTGAGTGGCTGGGAAAGGAAGCTGTGAGACGGTACATGAAAAACAAGCCTGACAATGGGGGATTTGCCTCGGTGGAAGAAGTAAAGTTTTACATTCGAAGGTGCAAGGGACTTGGCTTGCTGGATCTTGATGATACCGTGGGGGATGCTCTAGAAGACAATGAATTTGTTGAAGTTG TTATAGAAGGAGATATAATGTCTCCAGATTTCATACCATCTCAACCAGAAGGAGTTCATTT ATACAGCAAATACCGAGAACCTGAACAG TATATTTCTTTAGATGGCAACAGCTTAACAACGGAGGACTTGGTCAATTTAGGAAAGGGACTCTACAAGATAAAG CTCACACCCGAAGCTGAAGCTAAAGTCAAACAATCACGAGAAGTGATTGAAAGGATCGTAAAGGAACAGACAG TTGTTTATGGCATCACCACGGGTTTTGGAAAGTTTGCCAGGACTGTCATCCCAAACAGTAATCTGAG ggaGCTTCAAGTGAACTTGGTTCGTTCACATTCTGCAG GTGTGGGGAAACCTTTGACCCCAGAGAGATCTCGTATGCTGTTGGCACTGAGAATCAATGTCCTAGCCAAAGGATACAGTGGAATATCCCTAGAAACCCTCGAGCAAGTTATTAAAGCATTTAATG CATCCTGCCTTCCTTATATCCCAGAGAAAGGGACAGTTGGAGCCAGCGGAGACTTGGCCCCCCTCTCTCATCTTGCTCTGGGATTAATTGGAGAGGGAAAGATGTGGTCCCCGAAGAGTGGCTGGGCTGATGCTAAATAT GTCCTGGAAGCCCATGGACTGAAACCAATTACCTTGAAACCTAAAGAG GGTCTGGCCCTCATCAATGGGACACAGATGATCACCTCACTGGGCTGTGAGGCAGTTGAAAGAGCAGGGGCCATAGCGAGGCAAGCTGACATCATCGCTGCCCTTACACTCGAAGTCCTGAAGGGTACAACGAGGGCCTTTGACACTG ATATCCATGCAGTGCGCCCACATCGAGGGCAGGCTGAAGTGGCCTTTCGATTCAGGTCTCTTCTAGATTCTGACCATCATCCATCAGAAATAGCAG agagCCATAGATTCTGTGACCGAGTTCAGGATGCGTACACAATGCGCTGCTGCCCTCAG GTCCATGGAATTGTAAATGATACAATTGCTTTTGTGAAGGACATAATAACGACCGAAATCAACAGTGCCACGGACAACCCT ATGGTGTTTGCTGAAAGAGAAGAGACCATTTCTGGAGGAAATTTTCATGGGGAATATCCTGCAAAG GCTCTGGACTATTTGGCAATTGGTGTGCATGAACTCGCTGCAATTAGTGAAAGAAGAATTGAGAGGCTGTGCAACCCCTCACTGAGTGAACTGCCTGCATTTTTAGTCACTGAAGGAGGTCTGAACTCAGGCTTCATGATTgcacactgcacagcagctgccctgg tttctgaaaacaaagcctTGTGCCACCCGTCTTCTGTGGATTCTCTCTCAACCAGTGCTGCTACAGAGGATCATGTATCCATGGGAGGATGGGCTGCAAGAAAAGCTTTGAGAGTTATTGAACACGTGGAACAAG TTCTGGCTATCGAGCTGCTCGCTGCCTGCCAGGGCATTGAATTCCTACGCCCTCTGAGAACAACAACCCCATTGGAGAAGGTCTACGACCTTGTGCGCTCTGTGGTGAG GCCCTGGATAAAGGATCGCTTCATGGCCCCAGACATTGAAGCAGCTCACAGGCTGCTCGTGGACCAGAAG GTGTGGGAAGTGGCTAAACCTTACATTGAAAAGTACAGGAGGGAACACATCCCTGAATCAAGACCCATTTCACCTACAGCTTTCTCCCTAGGATCGCTGAGAATGAGCGCAGATGATAGTCATGACCACAGGCATCAGAATGAACTTTGA